In the genome of Doryrhamphus excisus isolate RoL2022-K1 chromosome 11, RoL_Dexc_1.0, whole genome shotgun sequence, the window aaaaggagagaaagGAACAAATGAAAGAGTGAAAAAGACTGATACACGGCCAACCACATAGCACAGAGCAATAACGGCCATTTTGGATACCCGTCAACtcaaggaccccccccccccccagcctcctTTTCCAGAATCCCTACCCCAGGAAATGCCTACAATGTTTGTTGATGTTGGTCGTCATGGTTCCCGTCTGCTTCAACCTACCTTCAGCCACGCCCCACGGGTACTGGCGACCTCTGACCTTCTTGCCGTTCACCTCAATGACGACGTTGCTGCCAACGACAGCCAGGGGCATCTTCTCCTGGGGGAGGGGGCAACAGACAAAATGGGTTAGTCCCTTACCACTTTTTGGGGGTGGGgagcgggggaggggggtagaCCTTGGTATCATGTTGATAGTACTACAGAGTTTtggccaccctggactggacccCATTTACCGCTaaatctaaccctaacctcctaACCCCATACCTGTAACCCCAAACCTGTAACCCTAACACCCTAATGTAAAAAAACCCAACCTTAACCCCCTAACCTTAACATCCTAACACCCTGACCCCCTAATACTCAAATCCCCTAACGTaaaacccccaaccctaaccatCACATCCTAACACCCTAACCCCCAAACGTAAAACCCCCCAccttaacccaaccctaacaacCCTCACTCCCAACCCTAACACCCTTAGCCCCCAATAGCCTAACCCCATAACGTCAAACcgccaaccctaacccaaaccccctAACCCTCTAAGGTtcacccccaaccctaacccaatcCTTGTAATGCtcacccccaaccctaaccccctaagaTTAACATCCTAACACCCTAAGCCCCTAACGTAAAACCCCCAACCGTCTAACTCCCAACCCTAACCTAACATCCTAACACCCACACCCGTAACACCGTAATCCCCAATGTAAATCCACCTAACCTTAACATCCTAACGcccaaacccccaaaacttgAATCCCCTAACGTAAAActcccaaccctaacccaaccctaagcCTTTAACCTTCACATCCTAACACACTAACCCCCAAACGTAAAACCCCCAAccttaacccaaccctaacaatCCTCAtcccctacccccaaccctaacctaacATCCTAACACCTGAACCTcgtaaccccctaaccccctaatgTAAATCCACCAAGCCTAACCACCTAACCTTAACATCCTAACACCCTAATGTaaaacccccaaccctaacatCCTAACACCCTGACCCCCTAATACTCAAATCCCCTAACATAAAgcccctaacccaaccctaaccccctaaccttCCCACCCTAACCCCCAAACATAAACCCCCCAAccttaacccaaccctaacaacCCTCATACCCTACCCCCATCCCTAACCTAACATCCTAACACCCTAACCCCCAAATGTAGATCCACCAAGCCTAACCACCTAACCTTAACATCCTAACACCCAAACCTCATATCACCCTAATCCCCTAATGTAAAaccccccaaccctaatccCCTAAACTTAACATCCTAACACCCTGACCCCCTAATACTCAAATCCCCTAACGTAAAActcccaaccctaacccaatcCTAATCCCCTAACCTTCACATACTaacaccctaaccccctaacgtAAAACCCCCAACgttaacccaaccctaacaaccctcacccccaaccctaacaccCTTGGCCCCCAATAGCCTAACCCCATAACGTAAAACCCCCAAGCCTAACCCAACCCCCCTAACCCTCTAAGGTtcacccccaaccctaaccccgcAACACTAACATCCTAAGACCCTAACACCCTAACGTAAAACCCCTAAACCCCAACCCTCACCCCTtcccccaaccctaaccaaaCACCCGAACCCCGTAACACCCTAACGTAAaacccctaacactaacccAATCCCCCTAATGCtcacccccaaccctaaccccctaacatTGACATCCTAACAACCTAAGCCCCTAACACCCTAACATAAaagcccaaccctaacccaatcCCCCAACCCTCTAGGGTtcacccccaaccctaaccccacaACATTAACATCCTAACACCCAAACCCCCTAACGTAAAACCCCTAACCCAATCCCCCTAATGCtcacccccaaccctaaccccccaACATTAACATCCTAACACCCGAACGTAAAACCCCTAACCCAATCCCCCTAATGCtcacccccaaccctaaccccctaacatTAGCATCCTAACACCCTAACATAAAACCCCCAACACTAACCGTCTTAACTTCCACCCCCAACCCTCCCTAAACCCCTAACATTAACATCCCTCTTATTGTCAGCTTGTGGTCCGGTACCTTGATCTTCCGGATCAGCTTGTTGTCCTCGTCGTCATGCGTGTCTGGGAATTCATAAATTTTGATCTTGTGCTCCTGGATCTCTTTCATGATCTACGAAGACGGGAAAACATCAACACCACATTTCCATCTTCTGTGTGGTCAGTGAAGTACCACATATTCATCAGCATAGGGAATTGAACACGTGGAAGTGTGAATTTTTTGGGACTTTTCAGGCACCAGAGGGGGCAGAATTGAATGGAATGAGATCGAGAGCTTGGTGAAGTTGCTCACCGGCACCTGGGCGGACTCTTCTTCTAGTGGGGTGTGTTTTAGGGTCTGCCAAAGATGATGAATAAAAGCAAAGATCAATACAGATCAATACATCACCTGTTTCTTGAAAAGCTGGCATTCCTCCGGAGTTAGCGTGTCGGCTTTGGCAATAAGCGGAATGACGTTGACCTTGTCATGGAGCCTCTTCATAAACTCGATGTCAAGTGGCTTCAGACTGGAAAACAAAAGGACCAAACCCACTCGGGGTATTTACTtagctctctggttctaccgtATCTtagtgtgtggaaatatgggataagaACTagaaaaacaatcttcactggctaaatgtactgcaaaaaaggccagtaaggataattcgtaatgccgcctacagagaacatgctaactccttatttctaaaatcacaaatacttcaatttCAGTACgtgagtaaagtaaagtaaaggcAAAGTAacgtcaagtcaaatcaagtcaagtaaaactaaattgaacaaaaactaaaaaaaactaccaataaaactacaaaaaacttTATACTATATACTAAATTTATACTAaactttaaactatattaggaaagcaggaagtgtcaaatcaagtaaaactaaactaaaaattgaaaaaaaaacaaaacaaaaaaaactacaaaaaacttaaactatattaggaaagcaggaagtgtcaagtcaagtaaaactaaactaaaaaatctacaaaaaaaaaaactacaaaaaacttaaactatattaggaaagcaggaagtgtcaagtcaagtaaaactaaactaaaaaatctacaaaaaaaactacaaaaaacttaaactatattaggaaagcagtaagcgtcaagtcaagtaaaactaaactaaaataaaataaaaaaaataaaaataaaaaaacacaaaaaactgaaactttataaggaaagcaggaagtgtcaagtcaagtaaaactaaactaaaactaaaaaataaaactaaaaaatctacaaaaaaacttaaactatattaggaaagcaggaagtgtcaagtcaagtaaaactaaactaaaaaatctacaaaaaaactacaaaaaacttaaactatattaggaaagcaggaagtgtcaaatcaagtaaaactaaaataaaaaatctacaaaaaaactacaaaaaacttaaactatattaggaaagcaggacgcgtcaagtcaagtaaaactaaactaaaataaaataaaataaaaataaaaaaacacaaaaaactgaaactatattaggaaagcaggaagtgtcaagtcaagtaaaactaaactaaaaaatctacaaaaaaactacaaaaaacttaaactatattaggaaagcaggaagtgtcaagtcaagtaaaactaaaccaaaaaatctacaaaaaaacacaaaaaactgaaactttattaggaaagcaggaagtgtcaagtcaagtaaaactaaactaagctaaaaaaaataaaactaaaaaaactacaaaaaaacttaaactatattatgaaagcaggaagtgaacaaatgtaccagttactgattgtaaaagtaccagatggaggggtaggatttaataagctttgcttcttcctacaccttttggacatgtggaactgggaactgattatgggatgcattcaattggaatctgatgcatgttcaaatgtaataaaaccattaccatttacacATTCTTCAAAACAcaccggccttcaaaataagagcactgttTGCGTTAAAGAAACAAGAGTGTAATAAATATCCCCAGTTGGAATTCAACGCATGTGAGACTCCGATGTAAGCGTccatcgaccccccccccccacatcacaAAGTAGAACTGCTTTCACGCTCTACCTACCCGTGTCCCGAGGGCGCAATGAAATACAGACAGCAGTGGACTCTATTATCTGGCATCGATCTGCGGTTCACCCTGGATTCCGCGTTCAGGAAGTCCTCGCACTTGCTGTCGATGTAGTTGATGACTGGCTGCCAGCTACAAAGAGCAGGACAAACATGGCGGCGCTTGAAAAACAACTAGGTCGCCATAATCGATGAATGATGACACAAATGGGTAGACAACCGACACGTGTACTTGATAGTATCGATTATTgtaactgttattattattattagttattattattattattagttattaccgCTACTTACCAGTTACTGTTGTCGACCGCGTCTCCAAAACCTGGGGTGTCAACAATTGTGAGAGTCAGCTGGACACCCCCCTCTTTGATGAGCACCTTGGACTGCTCCACCTGAAAACACAAACCCCCTCCATTCACTTCATATACTGCAATACTACTCACTCCTTAGCTAAATGTTAGCAGCTGAAAAATGGCTgaagaatgtacattttacactggaggagaactgcacttttttttttcgggaatgttgcccatcattcccaatcctgggcaaacaacaacacaactatcacccaatatagtagacataataagagaaaatacaagagaaaacctgtttaccaccttctaaatacaccttttaacatcattagagccctctacacatgaaatagcacccctatagtcacctttacactcctatcacccaatatagtagacatcataagagaaaataagacagagaaaacctgtttaccaccttataaaATCATTAGAGACCCCAGAcacgaaatagcacccctatagtcacctttacactcctatcacccaatatagtagacatcataagaaaaaataagacagagaaaacctgtttaccaccttataaaatcattagagccctctagacacgaaatagcacccctatagtaacctttataCCCGTTAACTAGtctagtagacatcataagagaaaataacacccataagacatagacaacctgtttaccaccttctaaatacactttttaacatcattagagaccccagacatgaaataacacccctatagtctaatgttgcccatcattcccaatcctgggcaaacaacaacacatgattctttcccttttctgtgcattctagcgcagttaatatataaatactagCTATCTATTTAGACACTAAAGCCCTCCCCAAAAAGACAAGACATGTATCTCATTGGGTGTCCATCAATACACAGGGGCGTCCTGGGcacccaaatgaaggttggtaCCGGTGCACAGTGCGGTCCcataaacatgtaatgtccctctgatcctatccatcctggtcccctcccaatgagaacctcagcataataagacatagacaTGAATAgaacttgtgcttgtgtgtattGCAATAGTACTGATCAtgtggacaaaaataaaaaatagcctGTGTTGTTATTAGGATGatggcgacacctagtggccagtgtcgAGTACTGCATCTGATCTAAGTCTAAACACCTTTCATTAACATTTGAGtttattttctctctctctctctctctctctctctctctcgctccctctCTCCTTACCTCTTTCAttaacctctctctctctctctccctctctccttaCCTCTTTCAttaacctctctctctctcgctctctctctccttacCTCTTTCATTAacctctccatctctctctctccttaccTCTTTCAttaacctctctctctctctctctcgctccctctCTCCTTACCTCTTTCATtaacccctctctctctctctctctctctctccttaccTCTTTCATtaacccctctctctctctctctctctctccttaccTCTTTCAttaacctctctctctctctctctcgctccctctCTCCTTACCTCTTTCATtaacccctctctctctctctctctctctctctccttaccTCTTTCATTAacctctccatctctctctctccttaccTCTTTCAttaacctctctctctctctctctctctctctcgctccctctCTCCTTACCTCTTTCATtaacccctctctctctctctctctctctccttaccTCTTTCATtaacccctctctctctctctctctctctctctccttaccTCTTTCAttaacctctctctctctctctctctctctctctctctctctctctctctctccttaccTCTTTTATTaacccccctctctctctctctccttaccTCTTTCATTAacctctctctctatctctctctctccttaccTCTTTCATTAacatctctctatctctctctctccttaccTCTTTCAttcagctctctctctctctctctctccttaccTCTTTCATTaaccgctctctctctctctctccctctctccttaCCTCTTTCAttcagctctctctctctctctccttaaCTCTTTCAttaacctctctctctctctccctctctctctctctccttaccTCTTTCATTaacatctctctctctccttaaCTCTTTCAttaacctctctctctctctctctctccttaccTCTTTCATtaacatctctctctctctctcgctctctctccttACCTCTTTCAttaacctctctctctctctctctctctctccttaccTCTTTCATtaacatctctctctctctctctcactctcctTACCTCTTTCattaatctctctctctctctctccctctcccctTACCGCTTTCATtaacccctctctctctctctctctctccccttaACTCTTTCATTAacctctctctcttcctctccTTAACTCTTTCAttaacctctctctctctctccttaccTCTTTCATTAAcctctctctctgtgtctctctctctccttaccTCTTTCAttaacctctctctctctctctctctctctctctctctctccttaccTCTTTCAttaacctctctctctctctccttaccTCTTTCATTAAcctctctctctgtgtctcCCTCTCCCCTTACCTCTTTCATTAacatctctctcgctctctctcgctctctctcgctctctctcgctctctctcgctctctctcgctctctctctcgctctctctctactgcTCCACTTTTGTGTGATTTCCCTTCCTCCCCCATCCCAACTCCCCACCAGATGCCCGTCTGTCTTCTGTCTCCTCCTCCATTTCATCCTAACCATACATGGACAAAAATGCCCTCCGTGGTCCTCTGCTTCCCTTCAAGCCTCCTTCCCTTTCTCCTGCCTCCTTTGCTCTTGGGCTCCTCCGTGACGGCGGCCATATAAAGCGCTATCATCGTGACAGCAGTTGGGCGGATGAAGTCAAGCTCACCTGTACGGTCTTCTTGATGCGCTGCGACGGTCCTGGGTAGTCCTTGGAGTAAAGATCCGTCAGGAAGAGGGAATTTATAAGCGTAGATTTCCCCAGACCCGACTCGCCTGACGACACACAAATGCAGACATGTTTAATTTACGCAGACATTATTCATTTCCTACAGGCCTCTTTGGTGTACGGTGGCTggctttagggcaggggtgtccaaactgtgcagcgagggccacatagtgagcAAAGAAAGGATGGAGCGCCACTTGGATATGTTGTCATGTCACGGGATGCTTTGTCACCGTTTTTTTACACAACCTCATTCTCCAAACATGACAACTTTatctgtttgtttctcataatatgacaacatttaaaaataattatttacaatattacaaatttattattttcctcttaatatttggactttattcagccatatttttgctgttttttatgtttaaatatatatatttatttttatttatttattattatttacagtttCTTTATTACTAAactaaaaaacaactaaattatataactattttttattattattttatttattattattattattatttactatttattactaaactaaaaaactaataactaaattatataactattttttgtattattatttattttgtatttattattattatttactatttatttattactaaactaaaaaactaataactaaattatataagtaatttttattattattttatttattattatttattattattatttactatttatttattactaaactaaaaaactaataactaaattatataacacatttttattattatttttaaattttattatttattatttactatttatttattactaaactaaaaaattaataactaaattatataactaatttttattatttttattcattatttattattatttactatttatttattactaaactaaaaactaataactaaattacaaaactattttttattattattattatttatttattattatttactatttatttattactaaactaaaaactaataactaaattacataaattttattattgtttatttattattattatttactatttattactaaactaaaaaataactaaattatataactaattattattattttatttattattatttattattatttattattatttactatttatttattactaaactATAAACTAATAACTTAACTAATTTAACTAATTTTTATCtcattaaatgatatttttagaatgcggtgcgggccaataaaaaacatcaGCAGGCCGCAAATGTTCCCCGGGCCACATTTTGGAACACCCCTGCTACAGTTGGATAATGCTAACATGTCTGTTAAGAAAGCTAAAAGGAAAATGATGCTGTAgcattcagctgggataggctccagctgaagCGTGAAAACGACGAGCGTCTTCGCCAAATAAAAACTATAACGTCTATTTTTAGATCTAATTCTATAAATATGACAAAGTCCTTGATACTCCATGAGATGTTAAAGCCAAAGGCAAGAGAATCTCATCCATCAGAAAAGCACATCCTGCATGGGGAACTAATTAGGTCACTGCTTCGACTTCAAGCTGCGGGATGAGTGCTCACTCTCCGACGCATGGGCGTGCGTATGAATAACGATGCTGGAAGATAGCAACAGGGGAGCACAGCGAGTGAAGGaaacacaaccaaaacaaacaaacatacaaatGGACAAAAGCTGGCTTTCCGTCACATTCCTCACATTCCCGGGCTCTCCCTCAGCTTGAGGCCGCAGTCGTCCGGCCGGCCCCCTCAAATTACAAATGTCGGGCATACTTGCTAACATCCAGCAAACCTTCGCTCTCTTTTGCACGCATTTGCAGCTACGTGCTGTGCCTGAACCATAGGAAGACTTGGGAgagaaatagtaataataagagcaaataagacacataaatacactaaatacactttttaatatCCTTAGAGACCaccagacatgaaacaacacccctatagtcacctttacactcctattacccaatatagtagacatcagaagacacataagacatagaaatcctgtttaccaccttctacatacaccttttaacatcattagagccctctagacatgaaatagcacccccatagtcacctttataccccTATTAACTAATCTAGtaaacatcataagagaaaataagacagagaaaacctgtttaccaccttataaaatcattagagccctctagacatgaaatggcacccctatagtcacctttacactcctatcacccaatatagtagacatcataagagaaaataagacagagaaaatctgtttaccaccttctaaatacactttttaacatcattagagaccaccagagatgaaataacacccctatagtcacctttataccccTATTAACTAATCTAGtaaacatcataagagaaaataagacagagaaaacctgtttaccaccttataaaatcattagagccctctagacatgaaatagcacccctatattcactttTATACCCCTGTTAACTAAtctagtagacataagagaaaataacacacataagacatagaaaacatgtttaccaccttataaatacacgttttaacataattagagacccccagacatgaaataacacccctatagtcacctttacactcctatcacccaatatggtagacatcataagagaaaataagacagagaaaacttgtttaccaccttctacatacactttttaacatcattagagacccccagacatgaaataacacccctatagtcaactttacactcatatcacctaatatagtagacatcataagagaaaattaaaaaaatgaattcttATTGCTATGATAGAAGGTTTAAGTCCCTAATACTGCATGTCCATCAACACAAAGAAGGCATTGCTTGCCATCTCCTCCAAATTCTCCTTGGTCCCTGATTGGCTATTGAGATGGATGCCACTAAACTCTACAGGGGTTTCTGTTCCTTCTGCCAACTGGACAAAGAGGCAggaagcagccccccccccctcctgtagGGGCCAACAGAGAGGGATAAGACCCAGCAGAAAGAGTTGGATAGAGGTGATGGAGTTGCAGAGGGGTTTCTATTACGGGGAGCAACCAAGCTGAGAGAAGCCTCTTATTACCGCCACCTAGCATAGCATCATGTTATAACATTTATAAACACTTAACACTATTatgttgtgttagcatgctaactttagcatgatAGTatactagcattagcataatagcacttCTAGCCCTAACACTCACCACtattatgttaggtgttagaATGTTAAccattgctagcattagcatagtagcatttata includes:
- the LOC131137906 gene encoding septin-7-like isoform X1, whose translation is MIERPETVPSIAQRNLEGYVGFANLPNQVYRKSVKRGFEFTLMVVGESGLGKSTLINSLFLTDLYSKDYPGPSQRIKKTVQVEQSKVLIKEGGVQLTLTIVDTPGFGDAVDNSNCWQPVINYIDSKCEDFLNAESRVNRRSMPDNRVHCCLYFIAPSGHGLKPLDIEFMKRLHDKVNVIPLIAKADTLTPEECQLFKKQIMKEIQEHKIKIYEFPDTHDDEDNKLIRKIKEKMPLAVVGSNVVIEVNGKKVRGRQYPWGVAEEGIFVENGEHCDFTVLRNMLIRTHMQDLKDVTNNVHYENYRSKKLAAVTCNGVDATKTKGQLTKSPLAQMEEERKEHVMKMKKMEAEMEQVFEMKVKEKKQKLKDSEAELERRHQQMKRNLEAQYKELEEKRRVFEDEKANWEAQQRILEQQKLDASKTMEKNKKKGKIF
- the LOC131137906 gene encoding septin-7-like isoform X2; the protein is MIERPETVPSIARNLEGYVGFANLPNQVYRKSVKRGFEFTLMVVGESGLGKSTLINSLFLTDLYSKDYPGPSQRIKKTVQVEQSKVLIKEGGVQLTLTIVDTPGFGDAVDNSNCWQPVINYIDSKCEDFLNAESRVNRRSMPDNRVHCCLYFIAPSGHGLKPLDIEFMKRLHDKVNVIPLIAKADTLTPEECQLFKKQIMKEIQEHKIKIYEFPDTHDDEDNKLIRKIKEKMPLAVVGSNVVIEVNGKKVRGRQYPWGVAEEGIFVENGEHCDFTVLRNMLIRTHMQDLKDVTNNVHYENYRSKKLAAVTCNGVDATKTKGQLTKSPLAQMEEERKEHVMKMKKMEAEMEQVFEMKVKEKKQKLKDSEAELERRHQQMKRNLEAQYKELEEKRRVFEDEKANWEAQQRILEQQKLDASKTMEKNKKKGKIF
- the LOC131137906 gene encoding septin-7-like isoform X4; the encoded protein is MIERPETVPSIARNLEGYVGFANLPNQVYRKSVKRGFEFTLMVVGESGLGKSTLINSLFLTDLYSKDYPGPSQRIKKTVQVEQSKVLIKEGGVQLTLTIVDTPGFGDAVDNSNCWQPVINYIDSKCEDFLNAESRVNRRSMPDNRVHCCLYFIAPSGHGLKPLDIEFMKRLHDKVNVIPLIAKADTLTPEECQLFKKQIMKEIQEHKIKIYEFPDTHDDEDNKLIRKIKEKMPLAVVGSNVVIEVNGKKVRGRQYPWGVAEVENGEHCDFTVLRNMLIRTHMQDLKDVTNNVHYENYRSKKLAAVTCNGVDATKTKGQLTKSPLAQMEEERKEHVMKMKKMEAEMEQVFEMKVKEKKQKLKDSEAELERRHQQMKRNLEAQYKELEEKRRVFEDEKANWEAQQRILEQQKLDASKTMEKNKKKGKIF
- the LOC131137906 gene encoding septin-7-like isoform X3 codes for the protein MIERPETVPSIAQRNLEGYVGFANLPNQVYRKSVKRGFEFTLMVVGESGLGKSTLINSLFLTDLYSKDYPGPSQRIKKTVQVEQSKVLIKEGGVQLTLTIVDTPGFGDAVDNSNCWQPVINYIDSKCEDFLNAESRVNRRSMPDNRVHCCLYFIAPSGHGLKPLDIEFMKRLHDKVNVIPLIAKADTLTPEECQLFKKQIMKEIQEHKIKIYEFPDTHDDEDNKLIRKIKEKMPLAVVGSNVVIEVNGKKVRGRQYPWGVAEVENGEHCDFTVLRNMLIRTHMQDLKDVTNNVHYENYRSKKLAAVTCNGVDATKTKGQLTKSPLAQMEEERKEHVMKMKKMEAEMEQVFEMKVKEKKQKLKDSEAELERRHQQMKRNLEAQYKELEEKRRVFEDEKANWEAQQRILEQQKLDASKTMEKNKKKGKIF